A window of Lusitaniella coriacea LEGE 07157 contains these coding sequences:
- a CDS encoding helix-turn-helix domain-containing protein → MGKAGEALKQVLKTYGISQNKLAVALGIERGSVYRWVHEIRDPTAETVREIVTALGKLEPSAAGKFIELYLGDLVEEEEEGS, encoded by the coding sequence GAAGCGCTCAAACAAGTTCTGAAGACTTACGGTATTAGTCAAAACAAACTTGCAGTTGCACTGGGAATCGAGCGAGGTAGTGTTTATCGCTGGGTTCACGAAATTCGAGATCCAACCGCAGAAACAGTTCGAGAAATTGTCACGGCACTCGGGAAACTCGAACCCTCAGCAGCCGGGAAGTTTATCGAGTTATATTTGGGAGATTTGGTGGAAGAGGAGGAGGAAGGATCTTAA
- a CDS encoding HEAT repeat domain-containing protein, with translation MLRTLRQTLNKSRFLLFSLTLLLTLLLALPWVSAQEPPKPKPWQINGILAALDDGYLEVRGYALRKLAEYETEDLLPLLEQPEEIAQKAATLLKDESVDSNIRSSAARVLGDLGEAGAKYAPDILNFLKDESVDSNIRSSAARVLGDLGEAGAKYAPDILNFLKDESVDSNIRSRAAWAFGNLGEARAKYAPDILNFLKDESVDSNVRGSAAWALGNLGEAGAKYAPDILNFLKDESVDSNVRGSAALAFGNLGEAGAKYAPDILNFLKDESVDSNVRGSAALAFGNLGEAGAKYAPDILNFLKDESVDSNIRSSAAGALGKIAQLQLDEVVIVLDFLYDEGKSGVAQWRFQTYFLGGGTEEVKALLTWLGEPKTVPEKLNHEDGVKTLKVFKRAWKASPDLEGVRDDLAQKIATVAAYKKVSWQPKDIVLLQTHYNNLKATHPNSANSVLRVIENLEFWKWFFRARNLILAHAFLWLLLIFAYPKYPQIQAIFFWNPWVRKFLGFGYVGFLLAWVPFLRRKLFEPFKPSLLADAKLDDFESRAYFPESKVAFKGEIQPITQVLPKIEGQIILVGDSGLGKSMFLRHLANTAPRIAVYLPARKCENGVIAAIQAKLHGQAQDEAFLKNLIYSGAIDICIDGLNEVTADTRAKISQFVESYFRGNIIMTTQPLEWIPPSTAKTYTLQSLQPQQIEQFLRSRSQLLPQNAPVRDAAYERACKTYLSKMLDPQQSPEELAAAQHILSNPMDLTLVAQMLSQGKSPDLFHLQEQQYTLMAAEFHEERGYDFPLKKFSQAVYEMRLKDENTLPAEEFYPELKSLEDEKYKMVISRQWQNTEGEPHQEWYFRHDKIMDFFLVQNFLGDGNEVEARLVDCMGDPRFRGAYFLLALLLELDAAKDLREKLIQYAADTKDHTVSDTFVQLLRTR, from the coding sequence ATGCTTAGAACGCTCCGCCAAACCCTCAACAAGTCTCGCTTTCTCCTTTTTTCCCTAACCCTGCTGCTCACTCTCCTCCTGGCTCTCCCTTGGGTGAGCGCCCAAGAACCGCCCAAACCCAAACCCTGGCAGATTAACGGCATCCTTGCCGCCCTCGATGATGGTTATCTTGAGGTGCGGGGATATGCTTTGCGGAAGTTAGCTGAATATGAAACCGAAGACTTGCTACCGTTGCTGGAGCAACCGGAGGAGATTGCACAAAAAGCTGCCACCCTCCTCAAGGATGAAAGCGTTGACTCAAATATTCGCAGCAGTGCAGCGAGGGTTTTGGGCGATTTAGGGGAAGCCGGAGCCAAATACGCTCCCGATATTCTCAACTTCCTCAAAGATGAAAGCGTTGACTCAAATATTCGCAGCAGTGCAGCGAGGGTTTTGGGCGATTTAGGGGAAGCCGGAGCCAAATACGCTCCCGATATTCTCAACTTCCTCAAAGATGAAAGCGTTGACTCAAATATTCGCAGCAGAGCAGCGTGGGCTTTCGGCAATTTAGGGGAAGCTAGAGCCAAATACGCTCCCGATATTCTCAACTTCCTCAAGGATGAAAGCGTTGACTCAAATGTTCGCGGCAGTGCAGCGTGGGCTTTGGGCAATTTAGGGGAAGCTGGAGCCAAATACGCTCCCGATATTCTCAACTTCCTCAAGGATGAAAGCGTTGACTCAAATGTTCGCGGCAGTGCAGCGTTGGCTTTCGGCAATTTAGGGGAAGCTGGAGCCAAATACGCTCCCGATATTCTCAACTTCCTCAAGGATGAAAGCGTTGACTCAAATGTTCGCGGCAGTGCAGCGTTGGCTTTCGGCAATTTAGGGGAAGCTGGAGCCAAATACGCTCCCGATATTCTCAACTTCCTCAAAGATGAAAGCGTTGACTCAAATATTCGCAGCAGTGCAGCGGGGGCTTTGGGTAAAATCGCACAACTACAACTGGATGAAGTTGTTATCGTCCTCGATTTCCTTTACGACGAGGGTAAATCAGGAGTTGCACAGTGGCGCTTCCAAACCTATTTCCTCGGAGGCGGCACGGAAGAGGTGAAAGCGCTGCTAACCTGGCTGGGCGAACCCAAAACAGTTCCCGAAAAACTCAACCACGAGGACGGCGTTAAAACCCTGAAAGTTTTCAAACGCGCTTGGAAAGCCAGCCCAGACTTAGAAGGAGTGAGAGACGACTTAGCCCAAAAAATTGCTACCGTCGCCGCCTATAAAAAAGTCTCCTGGCAACCTAAAGATATTGTCTTGCTGCAAACCCACTACAACAACCTCAAAGCAACTCATCCCAACTCTGCTAATTCGGTATTGCGAGTTATCGAAAATCTGGAGTTTTGGAAGTGGTTTTTCCGCGCCCGCAATCTTATCCTGGCTCACGCCTTCCTCTGGTTGCTGCTCATCTTCGCCTACCCCAAATATCCCCAAATCCAGGCAATCTTCTTCTGGAACCCGTGGGTGCGGAAGTTTTTGGGCTTTGGTTATGTGGGTTTTCTCCTCGCCTGGGTTCCCTTCCTCCGCCGCAAATTGTTTGAACCCTTCAAACCCTCCCTTCTCGCTGATGCCAAATTGGACGATTTTGAGTCCCGTGCCTACTTCCCCGAATCCAAGGTTGCATTTAAGGGAGAAATTCAACCCATCACCCAAGTCCTGCCCAAAATTGAAGGACAAATTATCCTTGTGGGCGATTCCGGCTTGGGAAAATCGATGTTTCTGCGTCATCTGGCAAACACTGCGCCGCGCATCGCCGTCTATTTACCCGCCCGCAAGTGCGAAAATGGCGTAATCGCAGCAATTCAAGCCAAGCTGCACGGACAAGCCCAGGATGAGGCATTTCTCAAAAACTTGATTTATAGCGGCGCGATTGATATTTGCATTGACGGACTCAACGAAGTCACCGCCGACACGCGGGCGAAAATCTCTCAGTTTGTCGAAAGCTATTTTCGCGGCAATATCATTATGACCACGCAACCCCTCGAATGGATTCCGCCTTCCACTGCAAAGACTTATACTTTGCAATCCCTGCAACCCCAACAAATCGAGCAGTTTTTACGCTCTCGTTCCCAACTCCTTCCTCAAAATGCCCCCGTTCGAGATGCAGCCTACGAACGAGCGTGTAAGACTTATCTTTCCAAAATGCTCGATCCCCAACAATCCCCCGAAGAACTCGCCGCCGCGCAACATATCCTCTCCAATCCGATGGATTTAACTCTAGTGGCGCAAATGCTCTCCCAAGGCAAAAGTCCCGATCTTTTCCACCTGCAAGAACAGCAATATACACTCATGGCGGCAGAGTTTCACGAAGAACGCGGCTATGATTTTCCTTTGAAAAAGTTCTCCCAAGCCGTCTACGAAATGCGCCTCAAGGATGAAAATACGCTCCCGGCGGAGGAGTTTTACCCCGAACTGAAAAGCCTTGAAGATGAGAAGTACAAAATGGTCATCAGCCGCCAGTGGCAAAATACTGAAGGGGAACCGCATCAAGAATGGTATTTCCGCCACGACAAAATTATGGACTTTTTTCTCGTGCAAAATTTCCTCGGCGATGGCAATGAGGTTGAAGCCCGTTTGGTGGACTGCATGGGAGATCCTCGCTTTCGCGGCGCGTACTTTTTACTCGCCTTGTTGTTGGAGTTAGATGCAGCGAAGGATTTACGCGAAAAGTTGATTCAATACGCTGCCGATACGAAGGATCATACGGTGAGCGATACGTTTGTGCAGTTGTTACGAACCCGATAA
- the folD gene encoding bifunctional methylenetetrahydrofolate dehydrogenase/methenyltetrahydrofolate cyclohydrolase FolD, with amino-acid sequence MTAQILDGKALAQKIQQELKARIQTLEPQKGRPPGLAVLMVGDNPASAAYVRNKERACERVGIASFGKHFPTETTQEELEQAIHACNQDECIDGILVQLPLPQHLDAVTLLQQIHPDKDADGLHPTNLGRLVRGEPGLRSCTPAGVMRLLEEYEIDVVGKQAVIIGRSILVGKPLALMLLAANATVTIAHSKTQNLTEVVRNADIVVAATGKPRFINAEAIKPGAVVVDVGINRVEDETGKARLVGDVDFDSVANVAGFLTPVPGGVGPMTVAMLLHNTVLSYSQTLC; translated from the coding sequence ATGACCGCACAAATCCTAGACGGAAAAGCACTCGCGCAAAAAATTCAACAGGAACTCAAAGCGCGAATTCAGACCCTTGAACCCCAAAAAGGTCGTCCCCCCGGACTTGCCGTTTTGATGGTGGGAGATAACCCTGCCAGTGCCGCTTATGTTCGCAATAAGGAGCGCGCCTGCGAGAGAGTGGGGATTGCCTCATTTGGAAAGCATTTCCCCACAGAAACTACGCAAGAAGAGTTAGAACAAGCGATTCATGCTTGCAACCAAGACGAATGCATTGATGGGATTCTCGTTCAACTTCCCCTCCCCCAACATTTAGACGCGGTAACTCTCCTTCAACAAATTCACCCCGATAAAGATGCGGATGGGTTGCACCCCACGAACTTAGGGCGATTGGTGCGAGGCGAACCGGGATTGCGCAGTTGTACTCCTGCCGGGGTAATGCGATTGCTGGAAGAGTACGAGATTGATGTTGTGGGAAAACAGGCGGTTATCATTGGACGAAGTATTTTAGTGGGGAAACCCTTGGCATTAATGCTATTGGCTGCCAATGCAACGGTGACGATTGCCCATTCCAAGACCCAAAATTTAACGGAAGTTGTCCGCAATGCAGACATTGTGGTTGCTGCGACGGGGAAACCCCGCTTTATCAATGCGGAGGCGATTAAACCCGGTGCGGTGGTTGTGGATGTGGGAATTAATCGCGTAGAGGATGAGACGGGGAAAGCGCGTTTGGTGGGAGATGTGGATTTTGATTCGGTGGCGAATGTTGCCGGATTTTTAACGCCTGTCCCTGGCGGTGTGGGACCAATGACGGTTGCAATGTTGTTGCACAATACTGTCCTAAGTTATAGCCAAACCCTTTGTTGA
- a CDS encoding RuBisCO large subunit C-terminal-like domain-containing protein, with product MTIEVDYQFPPGVDAERQAKVIAVGQTAGTWDERFAHREARLKSHLAEVVRVETQETGSLATIHFPEANVEGDIASLLVAIFGKYSMAGAAKVMAVRLGEDYGSRPKLGITGIRERLGVFDRPLVMSIFKPALGLTAADHGTIFAQVAHAGLDIIKDDEIMGNLPAAPTLERLAACRKVIDEVKEKTGRTVLYAVNVTGRADRLIENARELVRNGANALLLNVLAYGFSVLETLARDRAIDVPIFAHPAFAGAMCASPDTGLAYSVVLGTLMAHAGADAVLYPAHYGSLPFDPLQEAKIRDSLRQRNVFPVPSAGIRAEIVPQILTDYGSDVILNAGTGIMDSPGGAAAGVRAFFNALECA from the coding sequence ATGACGATTGAAGTAGATTACCAATTTCCGCCCGGTGTCGATGCAGAACGTCAGGCAAAAGTCATTGCTGTCGGACAAACCGCCGGGACTTGGGACGAACGTTTTGCCCATCGAGAGGCGAGGTTAAAGTCTCACTTGGCGGAAGTCGTTCGGGTGGAAACCCAGGAAACGGGAAGCCTTGCAACGATTCATTTTCCGGAGGCAAATGTGGAGGGGGACATTGCCAGCTTGCTCGTTGCCATTTTTGGGAAGTATTCGATGGCGGGGGCGGCAAAGGTAATGGCAGTGCGCCTTGGGGAAGATTACGGATCGCGTCCCAAACTGGGAATAACGGGGATTAGAGAGCGATTAGGCGTATTTGACCGCCCCCTCGTCATGTCGATTTTTAAGCCTGCCCTGGGGCTAACAGCCGCCGATCATGGGACGATTTTTGCCCAGGTTGCCCATGCAGGGCTGGATATCATCAAAGATGACGAAATCATGGGAAATTTGCCCGCCGCACCGACTCTAGAACGCCTTGCGGCTTGTCGCAAAGTGATTGATGAGGTGAAGGAAAAAACCGGGCGAACGGTGCTGTATGCGGTGAATGTGACGGGACGGGCGGATCGATTAATTGAAAATGCTCGCGAGTTGGTACGTAATGGTGCAAATGCTTTGTTGCTCAATGTTTTAGCCTATGGATTTTCTGTTTTAGAAACTTTAGCGCGCGATCGCGCGATCGATGTCCCCATTTTTGCCCATCCTGCCTTTGCCGGGGCGATGTGTGCCTCTCCCGATACAGGTTTAGCCTACTCTGTCGTTTTGGGAACCCTCATGGCTCATGCAGGGGCAGATGCAGTGCTGTATCCCGCCCATTACGGGAGTTTGCCCTTCGATCCCCTCCAAGAAGCCAAGATTCGCGACAGTTTGCGCCAGCGCAATGTTTTTCCTGTCCCTTCTGCGGGAATTCGCGCCGAAATTGTCCCTCAAATTCTCACAGACTACGGTTCGGATGTGATCCTCAATGCGGGAACCGGAATTATGGACAGTCCCGGCGGTGCGGCGGCTGGCGTGAGAGCCTTTTTCAATGCTTTAGAATGTGCGTGA
- a CDS encoding bifunctional serine/threonine-protein kinase/formylglycine-generating enzyme family protein produces MVYCLNPTCTQPHSPLDSQFCQTCGTRLLLGNRYHPLKLIGQGGFGRTYLAEDLQKPSQPHCVIKQFYPAGLNNAQKAEELFELEALRLEQLGSHSQIPILYAHLEQDNRKYIVQEFIDGKDLAQELKERGKFDEAEIRSLLQDLLPVLQFLHQGEVIHRDIKPENIIRRRHNKKLVLVDFGAAKYATTTALAQTGTLIGSVEYVAPEQLKGRAVFASDLYSLGVTCLHLLVQISPFDLFDPYENTWIWRQYLVDNPVSEELGQILDKMVQNALRDRWRTAEEVLTALNSSNPVKFANQAVAQSKQHIQPQTPTLQIFEFEVVTISLNQRWFRKKREWHRRLEQAEYFADNLGSNVFLEMVDLPGGWFVMGSPEREGSNNEKPQHQVTVRPFFLGKYPITQEQWQAVVGLPKVKRTLDRNPSQFKGFKWLKRPVENVSWLDAVEFCERLSRRTGRKYRLPSEAEWEYACRAGTTTPFHFGETITTDLANYDGNYADANVPKGKYRQETTAVGSFFPNGFGLYDMHGNVWEWCADHWHKNYEGAPNDGTIWLSRYRGSQRLLRGGSWYDVPGDCRSAYRTRNIPGKRSACFGFRVACAAAGT; encoded by the coding sequence ATGGTTTATTGCCTCAATCCCACTTGCACTCAGCCTCACAGTCCCCTCGATAGCCAATTTTGTCAAACCTGCGGCACGAGATTACTGCTGGGAAACCGCTATCATCCCCTCAAACTCATCGGTCAAGGCGGTTTTGGGCGCACCTACCTCGCTGAAGATTTACAAAAACCTTCACAACCTCATTGTGTCATCAAGCAATTTTATCCCGCAGGACTAAATAATGCCCAAAAAGCGGAAGAACTCTTTGAACTCGAAGCGCTTCGCCTGGAACAGTTGGGTTCGCATTCCCAAATTCCCATCCTCTACGCGCACTTAGAACAGGACAATCGTAAGTATATCGTCCAAGAGTTTATCGACGGGAAAGATTTAGCCCAAGAACTCAAAGAACGCGGAAAGTTCGACGAAGCTGAGATTAGAAGTCTATTGCAGGATTTGCTTCCCGTTCTGCAATTTCTCCACCAAGGGGAAGTCATTCATCGGGATATCAAGCCTGAAAATATTATTCGTCGCCGCCATAACAAAAAACTGGTGTTAGTGGATTTTGGTGCGGCAAAATACGCCACCACAACGGCTTTAGCTCAAACGGGAACGTTAATTGGCAGTGTAGAATATGTCGCTCCCGAACAGCTTAAAGGTAGAGCTGTTTTCGCCAGCGATTTGTATAGTTTAGGCGTAACTTGCCTACACCTACTCGTGCAAATATCCCCTTTCGATTTGTTCGACCCTTATGAAAATACCTGGATATGGCGACAGTACCTCGTTGATAATCCCGTGAGCGAGGAGTTGGGGCAAATTTTGGATAAGATGGTGCAAAATGCATTGCGCGATCGTTGGCGAACAGCAGAGGAAGTACTGACTGCGCTGAATTCCTCAAACCCCGTGAAATTCGCAAATCAAGCAGTCGCTCAATCTAAACAGCACATTCAACCCCAAACGCCGACTCTACAAATCTTTGAGTTTGAGGTCGTAACGATATCTCTGAACCAGAGATGGTTTCGCAAAAAAAGAGAATGGCATCGTCGTCTTGAACAAGCTGAATATTTTGCAGATAACTTAGGAAGCAATGTCTTCCTGGAAATGGTTGATCTTCCTGGTGGCTGGTTTGTTATGGGTTCGCCAGAGAGGGAAGGGAGTAACAACGAAAAGCCTCAACATCAAGTTACCGTTCGACCCTTTTTTCTAGGCAAATATCCCATTACTCAGGAACAGTGGCAAGCTGTAGTCGGATTGCCTAAAGTAAAACGCACGCTCGATCGCAACCCATCTCAGTTTAAAGGATTTAAATGGTTAAAGCGCCCGGTAGAGAATGTTTCTTGGCTCGATGCGGTGGAATTCTGCGAGAGATTATCCAGGCGTACAGGACGCAAATATCGACTTCCCAGCGAGGCGGAGTGGGAGTATGCTTGTCGCGCGGGGACGACAACACCCTTTCATTTTGGCGAGACAATAACGACGGATTTGGCAAATTACGATGGGAATTATGCCGATGCCAATGTGCCGAAAGGAAAATATCGCCAAGAAACAACAGCAGTAGGAAGTTTTTTCCCCAATGGCTTTGGTCTGTACGATATGCACGGGAATGTCTGGGAATGGTGCGCCGACCATTGGCACAAGAATTATGAGGGAGCGCCAAATGATGGAACGATATGGCTGAGTCGCTATCGAGGCTCTCAACGGCTGCTGCGGGGGGGTTCCTGGTACGATGTTCCTGGGGATTGTCGCTCTGCGTATCGCACTAGGAATATTCCAGGCAAACGCTCTGCCTGTTTTGGGTTTCGGGTTGCGTGTGCGGCGGCGGGGACTTAA
- a CDS encoding Uma2 family endonuclease: MTQIIDKPKDRRFVHSGLSWKQFKSIQSGFSGFPSIRLFYYQGTLELASTSPEREIFKSIIGYLVETFFLEQGMRIIPTGSMTQEREAVASVQADESYCFGESKPIPDLSIEIVFSSGGESKLERYQALGVPEVWFWEDGVFALYHLRESGYERITQSEFASGLDFALLTRCVVSADLTDAVREFRRGMAQD, translated from the coding sequence ATGACTCAGATAATCGATAAGCCAAAAGATCGGCGGTTTGTCCATTCTGGACTAAGTTGGAAACAGTTTAAGTCCATCCAATCGGGTTTTTCTGGCTTCCCCAGTATTAGGCTGTTTTATTACCAAGGAACCCTAGAACTCGCGTCAACCAGTCCAGAACGCGAAATTTTCAAATCAATCATCGGTTATCTCGTAGAAACATTCTTCCTCGAACAAGGGATGAGAATTATTCCTACTGGCTCAATGACACAAGAACGGGAAGCCGTAGCATCGGTTCAAGCGGATGAATCTTACTGTTTTGGAGAATCCAAACCCATTCCCGATCTTTCCATCGAAATCGTATTTTCTAGCGGCGGCGAAAGCAAGCTCGAACGCTACCAAGCATTAGGCGTACCGGAAGTCTGGTTTTGGGAAGATGGGGTGTTTGCGCTGTATCATTTACGCGAGTCTGGATACGAACGGATAACCCAGAGCGAATTCGCATCGGGATTGGACTTTGCGTTGTTAACGCGGTGTGTTGTAAGCGCAGACTTAACCGATGCAGTGAGGGAATTCAGGCGGGGTATGGCTCAAGATTAG
- a CDS encoding class I SAM-dependent methyltransferase encodes MNNWYREDLAYIQDVGFSNYTLKSAPGILAILERDRIREGLIVELGCGSGLLAEVLTSKEYRVLGIDISESLIEIAQTRVPEAEFQARSLFSAEIPPCSAVISVGECFNYLFDAENNAVRLMELFQHIYNALMPGGLLIFDIVEPGQMDSGTEQRFTEGKDWVVLVDKVEAGDILTRRIITFRKVGEFYRRSEEVHRQQLYRAAELAGELERIGFQVEVMGNYGEFALPKARVALIAKKPSDSQS; translated from the coding sequence ATGAACAATTGGTATCGAGAAGATTTAGCCTATATTCAAGATGTCGGATTTAGTAACTACACCCTTAAATCTGCACCGGGTATTTTGGCTATTTTAGAGCGCGATCGGATACGAGAAGGGTTAATTGTAGAGTTAGGGTGCGGGAGTGGATTATTAGCGGAAGTCCTTACGAGCAAAGAGTATCGAGTGCTGGGTATTGATATTTCAGAATCTCTGATCGAAATTGCCCAAACCAGAGTTCCAGAAGCAGAATTTCAAGCGCGATCGCTCTTTTCTGCGGAGATTCCCCCTTGTAGTGCGGTTATCTCTGTGGGAGAGTGTTTCAACTACCTGTTCGATGCGGAAAATAATGCCGTTCGGCTCATGGAACTCTTCCAGCACATCTACAATGCTTTAATGCCGGGAGGATTATTAATCTTCGATATTGTCGAACCCGGACAAATGGATTCGGGGACGGAACAACGGTTTACAGAAGGGAAAGACTGGGTTGTTCTTGTGGATAAAGTTGAAGCAGGAGACATTTTGACGCGCCGCATCATTACGTTTCGAAAGGTGGGAGAATTTTATCGGCGAAGCGAGGAAGTGCATCGCCAGCAGTTGTATCGCGCGGCTGAACTGGCTGGGGAGTTAGAACGCATTGGTTTTCAAGTGGAAGTAATGGGAAATTATGGCGAATTTGCATTGCCAAAAGCAAGAGTAGCGTTGATTGCGAAGAAACCTAGCGATTCTCAATCGTAG
- a CDS encoding tRNA(His) guanylyltransferase Thg1 family protein, translating into MKFKELDAKLRVFETTHDLCVLPGIFIVARIDGRNFTRLTKEVHPFESPFDARFRDYMVSTTEHLMNCGFRIVYGYTQSDEISLLLHREEETFSRKLRKLNSIFAAEASAKFSLLLGNLAAFDCRISQLPTLDFVVDYFRWRSQDAHRNALNAHCYWMLRRSGDSARGATKKLERLSVSDKNELLYRQAGMNFNDLPNWHKRGVGLYWESYQKEAINPVTGEKVFAMRRQIKIDIELPMKDSYSAFIRDLVLREHPDMELVE; encoded by the coding sequence ATGAAATTTAAAGAATTAGATGCAAAACTGAGAGTTTTTGAGACAACTCACGATCTGTGCGTACTCCCAGGGATTTTCATCGTAGCGCGGATTGACGGACGCAATTTTACGCGCTTAACAAAAGAAGTACATCCGTTTGAGTCTCCCTTTGATGCTCGGTTTCGAGATTATATGGTGTCTACGACGGAACATTTGATGAATTGTGGATTCCGAATTGTTTATGGTTACACGCAAAGTGACGAAATCTCACTTTTGCTGCACCGCGAGGAAGAAACTTTTAGTCGAAAATTGCGAAAACTAAATTCCATCTTTGCAGCAGAAGCAAGTGCAAAATTCTCGTTGTTACTTGGCAATCTTGCTGCCTTCGATTGTCGAATTTCTCAACTTCCGACTCTCGATTTCGTCGTTGACTATTTCCGTTGGCGCAGTCAAGATGCTCATCGTAATGCCTTGAATGCTCACTGCTATTGGATGCTACGCAGAAGTGGGGACAGTGCAAGAGGAGCAACAAAAAAATTAGAACGGTTATCAGTTAGCGATAAAAATGAATTGCTGTATCGGCAAGCGGGAATGAATTTTAATGACTTACCGAACTGGCACAAGCGCGGTGTTGGTTTGTATTGGGAATCTTATCAAAAAGAAGCGATAAATCCGGTAACAGGGGAAAAAGTTTTTGCAATGAGAAGGCAAATTAAGATCGATATAGAACTGCCAATGAAAGATAGTTACAGTGCATTTATTCGAGACTTAGTACTTCGAGAACATCCCGATATGGAACTTGTAGAATAA
- a CDS encoding AAA family ATPase produces the protein MQAIIFVGIQASGKSTFYDRYFFHTHIRINLDMLKTRHREKRLLETCLEITQSFVVDNTNPTPEERKRYIDPAKNKKTHIIGYYFESKIADSIQRNQNRSLERQIPEKGIRGTHTRLVIPKYEEGFDELYYVRLSPENGFIVENWVNEI, from the coding sequence GTGCAAGCTATTATTTTTGTGGGAATTCAAGCAAGTGGCAAATCAACATTTTACGATCGATATTTCTTTCATACGCACATTCGTATTAATCTGGATATGCTTAAAACCAGACATCGAGAAAAACGACTCCTCGAAACGTGCCTTGAGATTACTCAATCCTTTGTTGTTGATAATACAAACCCAACGCCTGAAGAGCGAAAGCGCTACATCGATCCAGCAAAAAACAAAAAAACTCACATTATTGGGTATTATTTTGAATCAAAGATTGCCGATTCGATCCAACGCAATCAAAATCGCAGTTTAGAACGGCAAATTCCAGAAAAAGGAATTCGAGGGACGCACACACGATTGGTCATTCCCAAATACGAAGAAGGTTTTGACGAACTCTATTACGTTCGATTGTCACCAGAAAATGGTTTTATTGTTGAGAATTGGGTGAATGAAATTTAA